The following proteins are co-located in the Micromonospora viridifaciens genome:
- a CDS encoding AAA family ATPase, whose protein sequence is MAQPTTPDAPMPTEATPDASPPATTTPAQDATLLERALFEIKRVIVGQDRMVERMFVALLARGHCLLEGVPGVAKTLAVETLAKVVGGSFARVQFTPDLVPADIMGTRIYRQSSEKFDVELGPVFVNFLLADEINRAPAKVQSALLEVMSERQVSIGGETHRVPDPFLVMATQNPIEQEGVYPLPEAQRDRFLMKIVVGYPTDAEEREIVYRMGVAPPEPARVFDTPDLIALQHKADQVFVHNALVDYAVRLVLATRTPAEHGMPDVAQLIQYGASPRASLGLVRATRALALLRGRDYALPQDVQDIAPDILRHRLVLSYDALADDVPADHIVHRVMSTIPLPAVAPRQQATPPPPAVPHAPGWPGQRL, encoded by the coding sequence GTGGCCCAGCCGACCACGCCCGACGCCCCGATGCCGACCGAGGCCACGCCGGACGCGTCGCCCCCGGCGACCACCACCCCGGCCCAGGACGCCACCCTGCTCGAGCGGGCGTTGTTCGAGATCAAACGGGTGATCGTCGGCCAGGACCGGATGGTCGAGCGGATGTTCGTCGCCCTGCTCGCCCGGGGTCACTGCCTGCTGGAGGGCGTGCCCGGTGTCGCCAAGACCCTCGCCGTGGAGACGCTCGCGAAGGTGGTCGGTGGCTCGTTCGCCCGAGTGCAGTTCACCCCGGACCTGGTGCCCGCCGACATCATGGGCACCCGGATCTACCGGCAGTCCAGCGAGAAGTTCGATGTCGAGCTGGGCCCGGTGTTCGTGAACTTCCTGCTCGCCGACGAGATCAACCGGGCGCCGGCGAAGGTGCAGTCGGCGCTGCTCGAGGTGATGAGCGAGCGCCAGGTGTCGATCGGCGGGGAGACCCACCGGGTGCCCGACCCGTTCCTGGTGATGGCGACCCAGAACCCGATCGAGCAGGAGGGGGTCTACCCGCTGCCGGAGGCGCAGCGGGACCGCTTCCTGATGAAGATCGTGGTGGGCTACCCGACCGACGCGGAGGAGCGGGAGATCGTCTACCGGATGGGCGTCGCCCCGCCCGAGCCGGCCCGGGTCTTCGACACTCCGGATCTGATCGCCCTGCAGCACAAGGCCGACCAGGTGTTCGTGCACAACGCGCTGGTCGACTACGCGGTTCGGCTGGTGCTCGCCACCCGTACCCCCGCCGAGCACGGCATGCCGGACGTCGCGCAGCTGATCCAGTACGGCGCCAGCCCGCGCGCCTCGCTCGGCCTGGTCCGGGCCACCCGGGCGCTGGCGCTGCTGCGCGGCCGGGACTACGCGCTGCCGCAGGACGTGCAGGACATCGCCCCGGACATCCTGCGCCACCGGCTGGTGCTCAGCTACGACGCGCTCGCCGACGACGTGCCGGCCGACCACATCGTGCACCGGGTGATGTCGACCATCCCGCTGCCGGCGGTCGCGCCGCGGCAGCAGGCCACGCCGCCGCCACCGGCCGTCCCGCACGCTCCCGGCTGGCCCGGGCAGCGGCTGTGA
- a CDS encoding DUF58 domain-containing protein: MARAAAVTPPTRLPATGERSGAVLARLQLMVTRKLDGLLQGDYAGLLPGPGSEAGESREYRPGDDVRRMDWPVTARTTLPHVRRTVADRELETWLAVDLSASLDFGTGRWLKRDVVVAAAAALAHLTVRGGNRIGAVVGTGAPVPDRTGRWRGGAPAAGPGTLLRLPARAGRKEAQGLLRAIAGTQIRPGRSDLGALVDMLNRPPRRRGVAVVISDFLAPPQQWGRPIRKLRVRHDVLAIEVVDPRELELPDVGVLPVVDPETGELHEVQTADPGLRRRYAEAAAAQRAAIAAELRTAGAAHLRLRTDRDWLLDMVRFVAAQRHARTRGTTR; the protein is encoded by the coding sequence CTGGCCCGGGCAGCGGCTGTGACCCCACCGACCCGACTGCCGGCCACCGGCGAACGCTCCGGCGCTGTCCTCGCCCGGTTGCAGCTGATGGTCACCCGCAAGCTCGACGGACTGCTCCAGGGCGACTACGCGGGGCTGCTGCCCGGGCCGGGCAGCGAGGCGGGGGAGTCCCGCGAGTACCGGCCCGGCGACGACGTACGCCGGATGGACTGGCCGGTCACCGCGCGGACCACGCTGCCGCACGTCCGGCGTACGGTGGCCGACCGCGAGCTGGAGACCTGGCTGGCGGTCGACCTGTCGGCGAGCCTGGACTTCGGCACCGGGCGGTGGCTCAAGCGGGACGTGGTGGTCGCCGCCGCGGCCGCGCTGGCCCACCTGACCGTCCGCGGCGGCAACCGGATCGGCGCGGTGGTCGGCACCGGTGCTCCCGTGCCGGACCGGACCGGGCGGTGGCGGGGCGGGGCGCCGGCCGCCGGCCCGGGGACGCTGCTGCGGCTGCCCGCCCGCGCCGGCCGCAAGGAGGCACAGGGGCTGCTGCGGGCGATCGCCGGGACCCAGATCCGCCCGGGGCGCAGCGACCTCGGGGCGCTGGTCGACATGCTCAACCGGCCGCCGCGCCGGCGTGGCGTGGCGGTGGTCATCTCCGACTTCCTCGCACCGCCGCAGCAGTGGGGCCGGCCGATCCGTAAGCTGCGGGTCCGGCACGACGTGCTGGCGATCGAGGTGGTCGACCCGCGCGAGCTGGAGCTGCCCGACGTGGGGGTGCTGCCGGTGGTGGACCCGGAGACGGGGGAGCTGCACGAGGTGCAGACCGCCGACCCGGGTCTGCGCCGCCGGTACGCCGAGGCGGCGGCCGCCCAGCGCGCGGCCATCGCCGCCGAGCTGCGCACCGCCGGCGCGGCCCACCTGCGGCTGCGTACCGACCGAGACTGGCTGCTGGACATGGTGCGGTTCGTCGCCGCGCAGCGGCACGCCCGGACCCGAGGGACGACCCGATGA
- a CDS encoding VWA domain-containing protein, whose translation MIRFLQPWWLLAVLPVLALAAAYVWRQLHRRAYAMRFTNVDLLRTLAPKGLGWRRHAAATAFLLCLLVLATALARPAVDTREPLERATVMLAIDVSLSMQADDVAPNRLQAAQEAAKQFVGELPENYNLGLVSFAKAANVLVPPTKDRAAVTAAIDGLVLAEATATGEAVFTCLEAIRSVPVDGAAGIPPARIVLLSDGYRTAGRSVEEAAAAAQAANVPVSTIAFGTDSGQVDIGGQLQRVPVDRAALSQLAETTRGYFYEAASVRELKQVYQDMGSSIGFRTEPHEITQWYAGIALLLALCAGALSLLWSSRLL comes from the coding sequence ATGATCCGTTTTCTGCAACCGTGGTGGCTGCTGGCCGTGCTGCCGGTGCTCGCCCTGGCCGCCGCGTACGTCTGGCGGCAGCTGCACCGCCGGGCGTACGCGATGCGGTTCACCAACGTCGACCTGCTGCGTACCCTCGCGCCCAAGGGCCTGGGCTGGCGGCGGCACGCGGCGGCCACCGCGTTCCTGCTCTGCCTGCTGGTGTTGGCGACCGCGCTGGCCCGGCCGGCGGTGGACACCCGGGAGCCCCTCGAACGGGCCACGGTGATGCTCGCCATCGACGTGTCGCTGTCGATGCAGGCCGACGACGTCGCGCCGAACCGCCTCCAGGCGGCGCAGGAGGCGGCGAAGCAGTTCGTCGGGGAGCTGCCGGAGAACTACAACCTCGGGCTGGTCTCCTTCGCCAAGGCGGCGAACGTGCTGGTCCCGCCGACCAAGGACCGGGCGGCGGTGACCGCCGCGATCGACGGCCTCGTGCTGGCCGAGGCGACCGCCACCGGGGAGGCGGTGTTCACCTGCCTGGAGGCGATCCGCTCGGTGCCCGTCGACGGTGCGGCCGGTATCCCGCCGGCCCGGATCGTGCTGCTGTCCGACGGCTACCGCACCGCTGGGCGGTCGGTGGAGGAGGCGGCCGCCGCGGCGCAGGCGGCGAACGTGCCGGTCTCCACCATCGCGTTCGGTACCGACTCGGGCCAGGTGGACATCGGCGGCCAGCTCCAGCGGGTGCCGGTGGACCGGGCGGCCCTGTCGCAGCTGGCGGAGACCACCCGGGGCTACTTCTACGAGGCCGCCTCGGTGCGCGAGCTCAAGCAGGTCTACCAGGACATGGGCAGCTCGATCGGCTTCCGGACGGAGCCGCACGAGATCACCCAGTGGTACGCGGGGATCGCGCTGCTGCTGGCCCTCTGCGCCGGTGCGCTGAGCCTGCTCTGGTCGTCCCGCCTGTTGTAG
- a CDS encoding RNA-guided endonuclease InsQ/TnpB family protein yields the protein MFQKCRRWRAWCGAVGRSTAFRFTVDPSPSQVVVLARHAGASRFAFNQCLALVKEALDEKRQSGSVVPWSGFDLINAFNSWKTSAAAGRRFVVDSAGSAEVVVTGLSWRAQVCQQVCEEAAVDLGRALTAWADSRGGKRPGRRVGFPTFKRKSRTRPSFRIRCKTTKAGRASIRVGDPTAGPRSVCLPRIGVLRVREDTRRLRRMIRTGRAHIRYATVSCRAGRWTITVTVEAAGLHPACQHPPRPDPDGGGGWVGVDRGLAALVVAADTSGRQVLRVDDAPRPLRAALPRLRRLSRQLSRKQRGSRNRAEAAARLGRAHHHVANVRRHFLHKVANRLVKTHDRLALEDLHTAGLLRNRRLAAAISDAGWADLARIIGYKQRWRGGQATSAPRWYPSTRMCSACRIIGPALPLSVRIFRCDECGHEADRDVNAAVNLAVWAEQHHAQTRDPEARGPVTNTSRGDGSGQRPRAGETSPDDGGTPPPRTSVTAGTPEKGDAS from the coding sequence GTGTTTCAGAAGTGTCGTAGGTGGCGGGCATGGTGTGGGGCTGTGGGGAGGTCTACCGCGTTCCGGTTCACAGTTGATCCGTCGCCGTCGCAGGTGGTGGTGTTGGCCCGTCATGCGGGGGCCTCCCGGTTCGCGTTCAACCAGTGCCTGGCTCTGGTGAAGGAAGCCCTGGATGAGAAGCGCCAGAGCGGATCGGTGGTGCCGTGGTCGGGTTTCGACCTGATCAACGCGTTCAACTCGTGGAAAACCTCGGCTGCGGCTGGTCGTCGTTTCGTGGTCGACTCGGCCGGTTCGGCGGAGGTCGTGGTGACGGGGTTGTCGTGGCGGGCGCAGGTGTGTCAGCAGGTGTGTGAGGAAGCCGCCGTCGACCTGGGCCGGGCCCTGACCGCGTGGGCTGATTCCCGAGGGGGGAAACGGCCGGGCCGCCGGGTGGGGTTCCCCACATTCAAACGCAAGAGCCGCACCCGGCCGTCGTTCCGGATCCGCTGCAAGACCACCAAGGCCGGCCGGGCGAGCATCCGGGTGGGGGACCCGACGGCGGGACCTCGGAGTGTCTGCCTGCCGAGGATCGGGGTCCTGAGGGTACGGGAGGACACCCGCCGACTCCGGCGGATGATCCGCACCGGCCGAGCCCACATCCGGTATGCCACCGTCTCCTGCCGGGCCGGCCGGTGGACCATCACCGTGACCGTGGAGGCGGCGGGCCTGCATCCCGCCTGCCAGCACCCGCCCCGCCCCGACCCGGACGGCGGTGGTGGTTGGGTGGGCGTCGACCGGGGCCTCGCTGCTCTCGTCGTGGCCGCTGACACCAGCGGCCGGCAGGTGTTGCGTGTCGATGATGCGCCGCGCCCGCTGCGGGCCGCCCTGCCGAGGCTACGGCGTCTGTCCCGCCAGCTCAGCCGCAAACAGCGAGGCTCCCGCAACCGGGCCGAGGCTGCCGCCCGGCTGGGCCGCGCCCACCACCATGTCGCGAACGTACGTCGACACTTTCTGCACAAGGTCGCCAACCGGCTGGTCAAGACTCACGACCGACTGGCTCTGGAAGACCTGCACACCGCCGGTCTGCTGCGTAACCGGCGTCTGGCCGCCGCCATCTCCGATGCGGGTTGGGCTGACCTGGCCCGGATCATCGGCTACAAACAACGCTGGCGCGGCGGGCAAGCCACCTCGGCACCCCGCTGGTATCCGTCCACCAGGATGTGCAGTGCCTGTCGCATCATCGGCCCGGCACTACCCCTGTCCGTACGCATCTTCCGCTGTGACGAGTGCGGGCATGAGGCGGACCGGGACGTCAACGCGGCGGTCAACCTCGCCGTCTGGGCCGAGCAGCACCATGCCCAGACCCGGGACCCCGAAGCACGAGGCCCGGTCACCAACACCTCCCGAGGGGACGGCTCTGGCCAGCGCCCACGCGCCGGTGAAACCAGCCCCGATGACGGAGGAACCCCACCGCCACGAACATCCGTGACGGCAGGGACGCCCGAGAAGGGCGATGCCTCATGA